The Synergistaceae bacterium genome has a window encoding:
- the alaS gene encoding alanine--tRNA ligase: protein MQYRKGKELRELFLSFFEEKGCRRYRSFSLVPDDPTLLFTIAGMVPFKPYFLGLKTPEVTRATTAQKCVRTNDIENVGRTARHHTFFEMLGNFSFGDYFKNEIIPWSWEFLTERIGLDPDRLYATVYLDDDEAHDIWRDKVGLPENRIVRLGADDNFWAAGPVGPCGPCSEIIYDQGPEYSCGKPTCAVGCDCDRYLEIWNLVFMQYNRDEAGNLTPLPAKNIDTGMGLERLASVVQNVPTDFETDLFLPIIDKACELVNVKYGTDKKKDMAVKVISDHIRAAAFMIADGILPANDGGGYVLRRLIRRSVRYGRLLGIDRPFLTELLPAVRESMGDEYTELVEQASAIEQVLSTEEERFSRTLSQGSDLLESELEKLAMDGKKTLPGSVAFILYDTFGFPLELTEEICKEHSVLIDKDGFEKEMTEQRERARASSKQTGSTISKNVYTELVDKTGPSLFCGYTKMQSEAYVIAIIAGAALKDSVAEGEAADIVLSNTPFYGEKGGQVGDTGFLTADDMIFEVQDTIYPVPDLIVHRGIVNKGVLKKGQPVTASINERRRKAIQRHHTATHLINEALTRVLGKHVRQAGSIVTPTFLRFDFNHFAPVSVDEIREVEKMVYEQVLKNLPVKTTIMRIEEAKKSGARALFDEKYGDEVRVLDIPGYSTELCGGTHVRNTGEVGLVKIIREEGIGSGIRRINAIAGEPALLLFQQFGSAVTSMMTMLGEDTDSIVSRIEEIMDEKKVLERKNRELQVKVAMSDIEGTVRPCASINGVDLIVEKFDNITPDLLRQIGDRIRQKHPVAVLVLAGIGEMNRVTLTAMASEEAVKKGVNAGTLLKDIAVIMGGKGGGRPNLAQGGAPDASKLEEAFAKAPEIFADLMKNKE, encoded by the coding sequence ATGCAGTATAGAAAAGGAAAAGAATTAAGAGAACTGTTTCTTTCATTTTTTGAAGAAAAGGGCTGCAGGCGCTATCGCAGCTTTTCCCTGGTGCCGGATGATCCGACTCTTCTTTTTACAATCGCCGGCATGGTTCCTTTCAAGCCTTATTTCCTTGGGCTGAAGACCCCGGAGGTAACGCGTGCGACTACCGCACAGAAATGTGTCCGTACAAACGACATCGAAAACGTCGGGCGCACCGCACGTCACCATACATTTTTTGAGATGCTCGGAAATTTCAGTTTTGGCGACTATTTCAAAAATGAGATCATCCCATGGTCATGGGAGTTTCTCACCGAGCGCATAGGTCTTGACCCGGACAGGCTTTATGCGACTGTCTATCTTGACGACGACGAAGCCCATGATATCTGGCGGGATAAGGTCGGGCTCCCTGAAAATCGCATAGTCCGCCTTGGTGCAGACGATAATTTCTGGGCAGCCGGACCTGTAGGCCCATGCGGCCCTTGTTCCGAGATCATATATGACCAGGGGCCTGAGTATTCCTGCGGCAAACCGACCTGTGCGGTAGGCTGCGACTGCGACAGGTACCTTGAGATATGGAACCTTGTCTTTATGCAGTACAACAGGGACGAGGCGGGCAACCTCACCCCGCTGCCCGCCAAGAACATAGACACAGGGATGGGACTTGAGAGACTTGCCTCGGTTGTGCAGAATGTCCCGACGGATTTTGAGACAGATCTTTTCCTCCCCATAATCGACAAAGCCTGTGAACTGGTAAACGTAAAGTACGGAACAGACAAGAAGAAGGATATGGCGGTCAAAGTTATTTCTGACCACATAAGGGCGGCTGCATTTATGATCGCCGATGGGATACTGCCCGCAAACGACGGCGGCGGCTATGTGCTCAGAAGGCTTATCCGGCGCAGCGTCCGCTACGGAAGGCTGCTTGGCATAGACAGGCCCTTCCTTACGGAACTTCTGCCGGCCGTACGTGAATCTATGGGCGATGAATATACCGAGCTCGTAGAGCAGGCTTCCGCAATCGAGCAGGTGCTCAGCACGGAAGAGGAGCGTTTTTCCAGGACACTCTCCCAGGGCAGCGATCTTCTTGAGTCTGAGCTTGAGAAACTCGCCATGGACGGCAAAAAGACGCTGCCGGGCAGCGTTGCGTTTATCCTTTACGACACCTTTGGATTTCCCCTCGAGCTGACTGAGGAAATATGCAAAGAACACTCTGTGTTGATCGATAAAGACGGTTTTGAAAAAGAGATGACGGAGCAGCGTGAGCGTGCCAGGGCCTCAAGCAAGCAGACCGGCAGCACCATTTCAAAGAACGTCTACACCGAGCTTGTAGACAAAACAGGCCCCAGCTTGTTCTGCGGATACACAAAAATGCAGTCTGAGGCTTATGTCATCGCAATTATTGCGGGCGCTGCGCTGAAAGACTCAGTCGCAGAAGGAGAGGCGGCGGATATCGTTCTCTCAAACACTCCCTTCTACGGCGAAAAAGGCGGACAGGTAGGCGACACCGGTTTTCTTACGGCAGATGATATGATTTTTGAGGTGCAGGATACTATATATCCTGTTCCTGATCTTATCGTACACAGGGGTATCGTAAATAAAGGGGTCCTTAAAAAAGGACAGCCTGTTACCGCGTCAATAAACGAGAGGCGCAGAAAAGCCATACAGCGTCATCACACCGCTACCCATTTGATCAACGAAGCTCTCACAAGGGTCCTCGGCAAGCATGTGCGCCAGGCAGGTTCAATAGTAACCCCTACTTTCCTCCGCTTTGACTTTAACCATTTCGCGCCTGTCTCGGTGGATGAGATCCGCGAAGTAGAAAAAATGGTATATGAACAGGTTTTGAAGAACCTGCCTGTCAAAACCACAATAATGCGGATAGAAGAGGCAAAAAAATCAGGCGCGCGAGCTCTCTTCGATGAAAAATACGGAGACGAGGTCAGGGTCCTTGATATCCCGGGTTACTCGACGGAGCTGTGTGGCGGTACGCACGTCAGGAATACCGGCGAGGTGGGGCTTGTCAAAATAATACGCGAAGAGGGCATAGGCTCTGGTATCCGAAGGATCAACGCCATTGCCGGAGAACCTGCACTTTTATTGTTTCAGCAGTTTGGCTCTGCCGTTACGTCGATGATGACGATGCTCGGAGAGGATACGGACTCCATCGTCAGCAGGATCGAAGAGATCATGGACGAAAAGAAGGTCCTTGAGCGTAAGAACAGGGAACTTCAGGTCAAAGTCGCAATGTCGGACATAGAGGGCACTGTCAGGCCATGCGCATCTATAAACGGCGTTGATCTCATCGTGGAGAAATTTGACAACATAACGCCGGACTTACTCAGGCAGATCGGCGACAGGATAAGGCAGAAGCACCCGGTCGCAGTTCTGGTGCTTGCAGGGATCGGCGAGATGAATCGCGTTACGCTGACAGCCATGG